Proteins from a single region of Hordeum vulgare subsp. vulgare chromosome 6H, MorexV3_pseudomolecules_assembly, whole genome shotgun sequence:
- the LOC123405690 gene encoding serine carboxypeptidase-like, with product MPEGELKEVNANKLGAQQCIASVFDDHECFLSKFKDPVDRYAGVGRGDALPAGTITERPIRLASLVAGDDGGGNTSVSNLGNHTGYYRLPTTHDARLFYFFFKSWRHKKEDPVVIWLTGGPGSNSELALFYENGPFHIADNMSLLWNEFGWDQESNLIYVDQPTGTGFNYSSDSHDTHHNEAGVSNDLYDFPQAFFKEHPEYVENDFYITGESYAGHYIPAFATRVYKGNKNNEGIHINLKGFAIGNGLTDPAIQYKAYTDYGLDMGLITQSEFNKINKVVPACEFVIKLCGTSSTVSCLAAYFVCNTIFSSIRFIIGNKNYCDIRKPYAGSLCYDFSNLEKFLNLKSVRQSLGVGDIEFISCSPTVYQAIRL from the exons atgccggagggggagcTCAAGGAGGTGAACGCGAACAAGCTGGGCGCGCAGCAGTGCATTGCCTCGGTCTTCGACGACCACGAGTGCTTCCTCTCCAAGTTCAAGGACCCCGTCGACCGGTACGCTGGCGTCGGCAGAGGTGACGCTCTCCCGGCCGGAACCATCACCGAGAGGCCGATCCGCCTCGCTTCCCTGGTGGCCGGAGACGACGGCGGCGGCAACACATCGGTGAGCAACCTCGGGAACCACACCGGGTACTACCGCCTCCCCACCACTCACGACGCCAG gctcttctacttcttcttcaaaTCCTGGCGACACAAGAAGGAGGACCCCGTGGTGATCTGGCTGACGGGAGGGCCCGGAAGCAACAGCGAGCTAGCCCTCTTCTACGAGAATGGCCCCTTCCACATCGCGGACAACATGTCGTTGCTCTGGAATGAGTTTGGCTGGGATCAG GAGTCGAATCTTATCTATGTTGATCAGCCAACTGGGACTGGGTTCAACTACAGCTCCGATTCGCACGATACCCACCATAATGAAGCGGGTGTGAGCAACGACCTATATGACTTCCCGCAG GCCTTCTTCAAGGAGCACCCGGAGTATGTTGAAAACGATTTCTATATAACCGGGGAGTCATATGCTGGGCACTACATTCCTGCCTTTGCAACTAGGGTGTACAAGGGGAACAAGAACAATGAGGGCATTCACATCAATTTGAAG GGTTTTGCGATTGGTAATGGACTTACAGATCCAGCGATACAGTATAAGGCATACACCGATTATGGATTGGATATGGGTTTAATTACACAATCAGAATTTAACAAGATCAATAAAGTTGTTCCTGCTTGTGAATTTGTTATCAAGCTTTG CGGTACCTCTAGCACTGTATCTTGCCTTGCTGCCTATTTTGTTTGCAATACAATATTCAGTTCCATCAGGTTTATAATCGGGAACAAAAAT TATTGTGACATCAGGAAGCCATATGCGGGGAGCCTATGCTATGATTTTTCTAATTTGGAGAAGTTTCTCAATCTGAAATCTGTGAGACAGAGCCTAGGCGTTGGAGACATAGAGTTCATCTCTTGCAGCCCGACTGTCTATCAGGCTATCAGGTTATGA